In Devosia sp. 1566, a single genomic region encodes these proteins:
- a CDS encoding sulfite exporter TauE/SafE family protein, whose translation MAVLALIGAGAVQGSTGFGFNMLAAPILAVIDPVFVPGPMLVMAGLVCVGGMIREWKSVDFQGLGFSLGGRGLAAILAVFCLGFLDEATFSLIFGGMVLLAVALSLAGWKVTATPRNLFIAGSSSGFMGTLTSIGAPPMALVYQNAQGPVMRSTLNAFFVVGAAISLIALSLSGNMSLDDLWLALLLTPCALFGFLFSHWGRVLVDKGRVRMVVLVVSTASAIILIARQFV comes from the coding sequence ATGGCTGTCTTAGCGCTGATCGGTGCCGGCGCTGTGCAAGGGTCGACCGGGTTCGGCTTCAACATGCTGGCGGCACCCATCCTTGCGGTGATCGACCCCGTGTTTGTGCCCGGACCGATGCTAGTGATGGCAGGGCTGGTTTGCGTCGGCGGCATGATACGGGAGTGGAAGTCGGTGGATTTCCAGGGCCTAGGCTTTTCGCTCGGCGGTCGGGGGCTGGCAGCGATCCTGGCCGTCTTTTGCCTCGGGTTCCTGGACGAGGCGACGTTTTCGCTGATTTTTGGCGGCATGGTGCTGCTGGCCGTGGCCCTGTCACTGGCCGGCTGGAAGGTGACGGCGACGCCGCGCAATCTGTTTATAGCCGGCAGCTCTTCCGGGTTCATGGGCACCCTCACTTCCATCGGCGCACCCCCCATGGCGCTGGTCTACCAGAATGCCCAGGGGCCGGTAATGCGCTCGACGCTGAATGCTTTTTTTGTCGTGGGCGCTGCGATTTCGTTGATCGCACTCTCGCTCAGCGGCAACATGTCGCTGGACGATCTCTGGCTGGCGCTGCTGCTGACGCCCTGCGCCCTGTTCGGCTTTCTGTTTTCCCATTGGGGACGCGTGCTGGTCGACAAGGGGCGCGTGCGCATGGTCGTGCTTGTCGTATCCACTGCCTCGGCAATCATCCTGATTGCCCGCCAATTCGTCTGA
- a CDS encoding SDR family oxidoreductase yields MDRQFDRAVLITGAGSGIGAATALAVAGSGTALLLHTRQNQSGLDEIARQCRERGSVVETMLGDLAEPAVPQTLVRATRQHFGRIDQIVSNAGQAHKSTFGALTPEDVERAFAAMPLAFVRLATAALSDLESSDWARVVVVSSFVAHVFGTNNLLFPASAAAKAALEALAKSLASQLAPQGVTVNCVVPGFTRKDQSGHAATSREAMESATGVTPIGRLAEPGDIANGIVYLLSRGARQVTGQTLHIDGGLMLP; encoded by the coding sequence ATGGACCGCCAATTTGATCGGGCCGTGCTTATTACCGGGGCCGGCAGCGGCATTGGCGCTGCCACGGCACTCGCCGTGGCAGGGTCAGGGACGGCGCTCTTGCTGCATACGCGGCAGAACCAGTCCGGTCTCGACGAGATTGCCCGTCAATGCCGGGAGCGAGGCAGCGTGGTCGAGACTATGCTTGGTGACCTTGCCGAGCCAGCCGTGCCGCAAACGCTGGTACGCGCGACCCGGCAGCATTTCGGCCGCATCGACCAGATTGTCAGCAACGCAGGTCAGGCGCACAAATCGACATTCGGCGCGCTAACGCCGGAAGATGTCGAGCGCGCCTTTGCCGCGATGCCGCTCGCCTTCGTGCGGCTGGCGACGGCAGCGTTGTCGGATCTTGAAAGCTCGGACTGGGCGCGTGTCGTTGTCGTCAGCTCGTTTGTTGCGCATGTCTTTGGCACCAACAACCTGCTGTTCCCGGCCTCGGCAGCCGCCAAGGCAGCGCTTGAAGCGCTGGCCAAATCGCTTGCATCGCAACTGGCACCCCAAGGCGTTACTGTCAATTGCGTCGTGCCCGGCTTTACCCGTAAGGATCAGTCGGGACATGCGGCGACCTCACGCGAGGCGATGGAGTCGGCCACCGGAGTGACCCCCATCGGACGGCTCGCCGAACCGGGTGATATCGCCAACGGCATCGTTTATCTGCTGTCGCGCGGCGCGCGCCAGGTCACGGGGCAAACGCTGCATATCGATGGCGGGCTGATGCTGCCCTAA
- a CDS encoding FAD-binding oxidoreductase, with translation MDVVVIGGGIVGLASALELQSRGRLVAIVDPDEPLGRASYGNAGMLSRGSIFPVAGPGVLKKLPGYLSGRDVAVRVRLAALPSLTQWGRRFVAAANETAWRKAATALAPMVALCVDRHVALAERVGARHMIRHNGYLRLYRHEHGVGASALERTVLTEHGVRHQVLSIEEVREAEPHLAPRFGSGLLFTDTASVESPGELVAAYRRAFLADGGRIVRGWADVFQGGEDNVIVHTATGQVSAQYGVLAAGAWSARVAARLGYHIPLAAERGYHLHLKLRGNAGLNRPIFDTAGGYVMSPMDGAIRVLSGVELARPDDTPDYRQIEAVVADAQQSLPLAKDPEQKIWIGSRPSTPDGLPVIGKAARHPRLVFAFGHGHIGFANGPATGRVVAQLIAGEPLDFPIGAFDAARFGR, from the coding sequence GTGGACGTTGTTGTTATTGGCGGCGGCATTGTCGGGCTCGCCTCGGCGCTGGAACTGCAGTCGCGCGGAAGGTTGGTCGCCATCGTCGATCCGGATGAGCCGCTGGGCCGCGCTTCCTATGGCAATGCTGGCATGCTGAGCCGCGGATCGATCTTTCCGGTGGCCGGGCCTGGCGTGCTGAAGAAACTACCCGGATATCTGTCGGGCCGCGATGTCGCCGTGCGTGTGCGCCTCGCTGCGCTGCCGTCATTGACCCAATGGGGGCGGCGCTTTGTCGCTGCCGCCAACGAAACCGCCTGGCGCAAGGCCGCGACGGCCCTGGCACCGATGGTTGCGCTCTGTGTTGATCGCCATGTCGCGCTCGCTGAGCGCGTCGGCGCGCGGCACATGATCCGGCATAACGGTTATCTGCGACTCTATCGGCATGAGCACGGTGTCGGGGCCAGCGCGCTAGAGCGGACCGTGCTGACCGAGCATGGCGTGCGCCATCAGGTGTTGTCGATTGAGGAGGTCCGCGAGGCTGAGCCCCATCTGGCGCCGCGTTTCGGTTCGGGTCTGCTGTTTACGGATACCGCATCGGTGGAAAGTCCTGGCGAGCTCGTCGCAGCCTATCGCCGGGCGTTTCTCGCCGACGGCGGCAGGATTGTCAGGGGTTGGGCAGATGTTTTTCAAGGTGGCGAAGATAACGTCATCGTGCACACTGCAACGGGTCAGGTGTCTGCGCAATATGGCGTTCTGGCAGCCGGTGCTTGGTCGGCACGGGTGGCTGCCAGGCTGGGATACCACATCCCACTGGCAGCTGAGCGGGGCTATCATCTTCATCTCAAACTCCGCGGCAATGCAGGACTCAACCGGCCGATTTTCGATACCGCCGGGGGCTATGTGATGTCGCCGATGGACGGGGCGATCCGGGTGCTGAGCGGCGTCGAACTGGCGCGCCCCGATGACACGCCAGACTATCGACAGATCGAAGCGGTGGTTGCCGATGCGCAGCAGAGTCTGCCGCTCGCCAAAGACCCTGAACAGAAAATCTGGATAGGCAGCAGGCCATCGACCCCTGATGGCCTGCCGGTCATCGGCAAGGCCGCGCGTCATCCCCGTCTGGTCTTTGCTTTTGGGCACGGCCATATCGGCTTTGCCAATGGACCGGCAACCGGACGCGTGGTTGCGCAATTGATTGCCGGGGAGCCGCTGGACTTTCCCATCGGCGCCTTCGACGCGGCCCGCTTCGGCCGTTAG
- the dapB gene encoding 4-hydroxy-tetrahydrodipicolinate reductase, with amino-acid sequence MTIRVALAGATGKVGKALAVAIARAEDLTLTGAVARSSAGQDLSALIGAGPSLTIAATLAEALDTPSDVVVDYTKPQAVKAHALMALAAGRHLVIGTSGLSADDFEEIAASAEAQGRGVLAAGNFSITATLLRRFALDAARYVPDVEIIDYGPGAKTDVPSGTAREMAEFLAPIRGAGTVVAVDKLTGLPATRGASIGSPHAVQVHSVRVPSYALSCEVIFGADNERLTLRHDAGAAPAPYVAGTLLAIRKVGSFSGLRRGLDSILD; translated from the coding sequence ATGACCATACGCGTGGCGCTCGCCGGAGCGACTGGCAAGGTGGGCAAGGCCCTGGCCGTTGCTATCGCCAGAGCGGAAGACCTGACGCTGACTGGAGCGGTGGCGCGCAGCAGCGCTGGCCAGGACTTGTCGGCGCTGATCGGTGCCGGGCCGAGCCTTACCATTGCCGCAACGCTGGCAGAAGCTTTGGACACACCATCGGACGTCGTGGTGGACTACACCAAGCCTCAGGCGGTAAAAGCCCATGCCTTGATGGCATTGGCGGCCGGACGCCACCTGGTTATCGGCACCTCGGGGCTTTCGGCAGACGATTTCGAGGAGATCGCCGCTAGCGCCGAGGCGCAGGGGCGAGGCGTGCTGGCCGCGGGCAATTTTTCCATCACCGCAACGCTGTTGCGTCGCTTCGCGCTCGATGCGGCGCGCTATGTGCCCGATGTCGAAATCATCGATTACGGACCCGGCGCCAAGACCGACGTGCCTTCGGGCACCGCCCGCGAAATGGCAGAATTCCTGGCGCCGATCCGCGGGGCGGGCACTGTGGTAGCGGTCGACAAACTCACCGGCCTGCCGGCCACACGCGGGGCGTCGATCGGCTCGCCCCATGCGGTACAGGTGCATTCGGTGCGCGTACCGTCCTATGCCCTTTCCTGCGAAGTGATCTTTGGCGCCGACAATGAGCGTCTGACGCTGCGGCACGATGCGGGCGCCGCACCCGCCCCCTATGTCGCGGGCACGCTCCTCGCCATCCGCAAGGTCGGAAGCTTCTCTGGGCTGCGCCGCGGCCTCGATAGTATTCTAGACTAG
- a CDS encoding thiamine pyrophosphate-binding protein, whose translation MHPIHLSGAEILVEMLIAYEVEVIFGVPGDTNVPLYDAMRRAQDRVRHVMVRDERSGGFMADAYARLSNKPAVMEVPSGAGAMYALPAIAEAHYSSVPIILITSDTPLKMEGQGVITELECAKLFEPVTKGSWQIKAARKLPEYVRRAFRLATSGRPGAVHLVIPEDVLAEVVAVDTISLHVETECGHFPSHPAGAGAGQIRELIELIGAAKRPLLVAGGGTNRSKAGPLVQKIAERLNLPVVNTITGQSAMADDHSLAIGVVGDNGFHPHANRAMEEADLLIYLGSKIGSVVTIGWTFPSANRHRKIVQVDIDASVLGHNTENALSICGDIRAVCQDWLAAIPDGMAVDSAWADRLNLWRGEFWQAAQSEFDDDSLPLKPQRIVKALNAQMDRPYSILSDPGTPTPHMTRLLRLHDVESVFIIPRAYGGLGYALPAVVGAHLARPHVRPIGLFGDGSFAMSMGELETLVRLDVPAILIHFNNACFGWIKALQRLHGHNATYSVDFTGLDASLLAKAFSIKAFRVVSAEDLDAALAEAFAFDGLVFIDIVVESIADVAPPVYSWLRRIGHDPLSIPPVTNVRLGMPASS comes from the coding sequence ATGCACCCGATCCATCTGAGCGGAGCCGAAATCCTCGTTGAAATGCTGATTGCCTACGAGGTCGAGGTGATCTTCGGCGTTCCGGGCGACACCAATGTGCCGCTCTACGATGCGATGCGTCGGGCGCAGGACAGGGTGCGCCATGTCATGGTACGCGACGAACGCTCTGGCGGGTTCATGGCTGATGCTTATGCCCGGCTTTCCAACAAACCTGCAGTCATGGAAGTGCCCAGCGGCGCTGGTGCCATGTATGCCTTGCCGGCGATCGCCGAAGCGCATTATTCATCGGTGCCCATTATTTTGATCACCAGCGATACGCCGCTCAAGATGGAGGGGCAGGGGGTCATTACCGAGCTCGAATGCGCCAAGCTGTTTGAGCCGGTGACCAAGGGGTCCTGGCAGATCAAGGCCGCACGCAAACTACCCGAATATGTGCGCCGTGCCTTCCGGCTAGCGACCAGTGGACGCCCTGGCGCCGTCCATCTGGTGATCCCTGAAGACGTGCTGGCCGAGGTCGTGGCGGTCGATACCATTTCGCTGCATGTCGAAACCGAATGCGGCCACTTTCCGTCCCATCCTGCGGGGGCAGGGGCTGGCCAGATCCGTGAATTGATCGAATTGATCGGCGCGGCCAAGCGTCCACTGCTGGTGGCAGGCGGTGGTACCAACCGCTCCAAGGCTGGCCCGCTGGTGCAAAAGATTGCCGAACGGCTTAACCTGCCGGTGGTCAACACCATAACCGGCCAGTCCGCCATGGCCGACGATCATTCCCTGGCGATCGGCGTAGTCGGCGACAATGGCTTTCACCCCCACGCCAATCGAGCCATGGAGGAAGCTGATCTTCTGATCTATCTCGGCTCCAAGATCGGCTCCGTGGTGACCATTGGCTGGACCTTTCCTAGCGCCAATCGGCATCGCAAAATCGTCCAGGTGGACATTGATGCCTCGGTCCTGGGGCACAATACCGAGAACGCGCTCAGCATCTGCGGCGACATCAGGGCTGTCTGCCAAGATTGGCTGGCAGCCATTCCAGATGGCATGGCGGTGGACTCTGCCTGGGCGGATCGCCTCAACCTCTGGCGCGGCGAATTCTGGCAGGCGGCGCAAAGCGAATTCGACGACGATTCCCTTCCGCTAAAACCGCAGCGCATCGTCAAGGCGCTCAACGCGCAGATGGATCGGCCCTATTCTATCCTTTCCGATCCGGGCACGCCCACGCCGCACATGACACGGCTGCTGCGCCTTCACGATGTGGAGTCGGTGTTCATCATTCCGCGCGCCTACGGCGGCCTGGGCTATGCGCTTCCCGCCGTGGTCGGCGCGCATCTGGCCCGTCCGCATGTGCGTCCGATCGGGCTCTTTGGCGATGGCTCGTTCGCCATGTCGATGGGCGAGCTCGAAACGCTGGTGCGGCTCGATGTGCCGGCTATCCTGATCCACTTCAACAATGCCTGCTTCGGCTGGATCAAGGCACTGCAGCGCCTGCATGGCCACAACGCCACCTATTCGGTAGACTTTACTGGGCTAGATGCGTCGCTGTTGGCGAAGGCCTTTAGCATCAAGGCATTTCGTGTCGTCAGCGCCGAGGACCTCGATGCGGCACTGGCCGAAGCCTTTGCCTTCGATGGCCTAGTGTTCATCGACATTGTGGTGGAATCCATCGCCGACGTGGCGCCGCCGGTCTATTCATGGCTGCGGCGAATCGGCCACGATCCGCTCTCGATCCCACCTGTGACCAATGTACGCCTAGGGATGCCGGCGTCTTCCTGA
- a CDS encoding Lrp/AsnC family transcriptional regulator, giving the protein MSEVRDHIDRQLIGLLLANGRESTTDLAKKLGVGRTTVHERIARLEKNGLIAGYSAILSQDPFNDSTLAMVMVSIVQKRQKDVLDNLKSLPEVVSCFTITGDYDLVVMVQAPRVEDIDAVLDEVLSFSGVERCRSWIILGKHFQRGAALGIEPTSVGRVAV; this is encoded by the coding sequence ATGAGCGAAGTCCGCGATCATATCGACCGTCAACTGATCGGGCTTCTGCTCGCCAATGGCCGGGAATCCACCACCGATTTAGCCAAGAAGCTCGGTGTGGGGCGGACCACTGTGCATGAGCGCATCGCGCGGCTTGAAAAGAACGGCCTCATCGCCGGGTATTCAGCCATCCTGTCTCAGGATCCCTTCAACGATTCGACGCTTGCCATGGTCATGGTGTCGATCGTCCAGAAACGGCAGAAGGACGTGCTCGACAACCTCAAGTCACTGCCCGAAGTGGTGAGTTGCTTCACCATTACGGGAGACTACGATCTCGTGGTCATGGTGCAGGCGCCACGCGTCGAAGACATCGACGCCGTGCTCGACGAAGTGCTAAGTTTTTCCGGTGTCGAGCGCTGCCGCTCTTGGATCATCCTGGGCAAGCACTTCCAGCGAGGTGCCGCCCTTGGCATTGAACCGACCTCGGTTGGCCGGGTCGCCGTCTAG
- a CDS encoding saccharopine dehydrogenase family protein, whose amino-acid sequence MKDIIIVGAGKIGSTIADMLTLSGDYAVTVVDHSAEQLAGLELSGPVATAVVDVRDRAALAPLLEGKYAVLSAAPYHLTVAIANAAAATKTNYFDLTEDVVSTRQVKALAANASSAFMPQCGLAPGFISVVAHDLAKDFDTVDSIRMRVGALPQYPSNALNYNLTWSTDGVINEYCQPCEAIADGEVVEVPPMEEREEFSLDGVTYEAFNTSGGLGTLCETYMGRVRTLNYRTIRYPGHAAIMKAILNDLGMRYRREMLKDILENALPTTLQDVVVVFVTVSGRKRGKLVQETYANKIYACNVGKIRRSAIQVTTASGICAALDLMAMGKLPQSGFVRQEDIALEAFLANRFGVTYALGDVIASAA is encoded by the coding sequence ATGAAAGATATCATCATCGTAGGAGCGGGCAAGATCGGCTCCACCATAGCCGATATGCTCACTCTTAGTGGCGACTATGCAGTCACGGTGGTCGATCATTCGGCCGAGCAGTTGGCGGGGTTGGAACTTTCAGGGCCAGTGGCGACCGCAGTGGTGGACGTGCGCGACCGTGCTGCGCTGGCGCCGCTGCTCGAGGGCAAATATGCGGTGCTCAGTGCCGCCCCCTACCACCTGACTGTCGCCATCGCCAATGCGGCGGCCGCGACCAAGACCAACTACTTCGATCTCACCGAAGACGTGGTGAGCACCCGCCAGGTCAAGGCCCTCGCAGCCAACGCTTCCAGCGCCTTCATGCCGCAATGCGGGCTGGCGCCGGGCTTCATTTCCGTGGTGGCGCACGATCTGGCCAAGGATTTCGACACGGTCGACAGCATCCGCATGCGGGTAGGGGCCCTACCGCAATACCCCTCCAATGCGCTCAATTACAACCTCACCTGGAGCACGGACGGGGTCATCAATGAGTATTGTCAGCCGTGCGAAGCAATCGCCGATGGAGAAGTGGTGGAAGTGCCCCCCATGGAAGAACGCGAGGAGTTCTCGCTCGATGGCGTGACCTACGAGGCGTTCAACACCTCAGGCGGGTTGGGCACGCTGTGCGAGACCTATATGGGCCGCGTCCGCACCCTCAATTATCGAACCATCCGCTATCCCGGCCACGCGGCGATCATGAAGGCAATCCTCAACGATCTGGGCATGCGCTATCGCCGGGAGATGCTCAAGGATATCCTCGAAAATGCGCTGCCCACGACCTTGCAGGATGTGGTCGTTGTCTTCGTTACGGTCAGCGGGCGCAAGCGTGGCAAGCTGGTGCAGGAAACCTATGCCAACAAAATCTACGCGTGCAATGTCGGCAAGATCCGTCGCAGCGCCATCCAGGTGACCACCGCCTCGGGGATCTGTGCGGCTCTGGACTTGATGGCCATGGGCAAGCTGCCTCAATCGGGCTTCGTGCGCCAGGAAGATATTGCCCTTGAGGCCTTTCTTGCCAACCGCTTCGGCGTTACCTATGCACTGGGCGACGTGATCGCCAGCGCGGCCTGA
- a CDS encoding MarR family transcriptional regulator — translation MSRKDDDRVMRSVHKERTEPRRQSRQLSATTHAAPAEPTPQMSTLVASVPMWSHPGFLLRRLHQIHSAMFEERQGSQSLTEVQFALLSILAQGEDLDQTALAGASGIDRSNVADVLKRLEVRGLVRRTAGLEDKRLVLVEITEKGRGLVGVAEQQLRRVDDQMLSQLNPGDRQQFIDLLMRVLETTNQHGRTRLRAPPVHRK, via the coding sequence ATGAGCCGAAAAGACGATGACCGGGTGATGCGGAGCGTTCACAAGGAGCGCACCGAGCCGCGACGGCAGTCTCGGCAACTGTCCGCCACCACCCACGCTGCTCCAGCAGAACCCACTCCGCAGATGAGTACCCTTGTGGCCAGCGTGCCGATGTGGAGCCATCCAGGTTTCCTGCTGCGCCGGCTGCACCAGATCCATTCCGCCATGTTCGAGGAACGGCAGGGCAGCCAGAGCTTGACCGAGGTGCAGTTTGCGCTGCTCTCGATCCTGGCGCAGGGGGAGGATCTCGACCAGACCGCGCTGGCAGGCGCGTCGGGCATCGATCGCAGCAATGTTGCCGATGTGCTCAAACGCCTCGAGGTGCGCGGCCTGGTGCGGCGCACGGCTGGCCTCGAAGACAAGCGTCTGGTGCTGGTCGAGATTACCGAAAAAGGCCGCGGTCTGGTCGGGGTCGCCGAGCAGCAGCTGCGCCGGGTCGACGACCAGATGTTGTCCCAGCTCAACCCCGGGGATCGGCAGCAGTTCATCGACCTCCTGATGCGCGTCCTGGAAACCACCAACCAACATGGCCGCACGCGTCTTCGTGCGCCGCCGGTCCACCGAAAATAG
- a CDS encoding pyridoxal phosphate-dependent aminotransferase, whose amino-acid sequence MGSIQVSLIVRISEEAARRKQAGEDIISLGTGEPDFDTPEHIKQAAKDAIDAGQTKYTGNVGTLALRQAIARKYAQQGVTITPNRIIASTGAKQVLFNAMMATLDPGDEVIVPTPYWTSYADIVAICGGKTIELTTNQEDGFVLAPETLAEAITDRTRWLLINSPSNPAGSTWSQAQMRALLPVLQANPHVALMSDEIYEHLVYDEFDFCSALQALPELEDRTLVVNGVSKAYAMTGWRLGYGVGPVDLIAAMSVVQGQATSAPSSISQAAAAAALLGPQDEVAERRDQFDRRRRLVVDGLNAIDGLVCAPPLGAFYAFPNCSALFGMQSAGGKVIGDDVDVCDFFLESAGVALVPGSAFGSPGHMRLSYAYAEADLRRALGRLHTARLTLTRPARTLT is encoded by the coding sequence ATGGGGTCGATCCAGGTATCCCTGATCGTGCGGATCAGCGAAGAAGCCGCCCGCCGTAAGCAGGCGGGAGAGGACATCATCTCACTGGGCACTGGCGAACCGGATTTCGACACGCCCGAACACATCAAACAGGCCGCCAAGGACGCGATAGACGCCGGTCAGACTAAATATACTGGCAACGTCGGCACTTTGGCGTTGCGTCAGGCCATCGCGCGCAAGTACGCGCAGCAGGGGGTGACGATCACCCCGAACCGCATCATTGCCAGCACCGGCGCCAAGCAGGTGCTGTTCAACGCCATGATGGCAACGCTTGATCCGGGCGACGAAGTCATCGTCCCCACGCCCTATTGGACCAGCTATGCCGATATCGTGGCCATCTGCGGCGGCAAGACTATCGAGCTGACGACAAATCAGGAGGACGGCTTCGTACTTGCGCCCGAGACGCTTGCCGAAGCCATCACCGATCGAACCCGCTGGCTGCTGATCAACTCGCCGTCCAACCCTGCGGGGAGTACATGGTCCCAGGCCCAGATGCGCGCGCTACTTCCGGTGCTCCAAGCCAATCCACATGTCGCCCTGATGTCGGACGAGATCTACGAGCACCTGGTCTATGACGAGTTTGATTTCTGCTCCGCGCTCCAGGCCCTGCCAGAGCTGGAAGATCGGACCCTGGTCGTTAACGGCGTTTCCAAGGCCTATGCCATGACGGGCTGGCGGCTCGGCTATGGTGTCGGACCGGTTGACCTGATCGCGGCTATGTCGGTCGTCCAGGGTCAGGCGACATCGGCGCCGAGTTCCATCTCCCAAGCTGCGGCCGCTGCAGCCCTGCTGGGCCCCCAAGACGAAGTCGCGGAACGGCGCGATCAATTCGATCGCCGGCGCAGGCTGGTTGTCGATGGACTCAACGCCATCGACGGTCTCGTATGCGCCCCGCCGCTTGGAGCATTCTACGCCTTTCCAAACTGCAGCGCCCTCTTCGGAATGCAAAGCGCTGGAGGCAAGGTCATCGGCGACGATGTCGATGTTTGCGACTTTTTCCTTGAAAGCGCGGGGGTTGCCTTGGTGCCGGGCTCAGCGTTCGGCAGCCCTGGCCACATGCGGCTATCTTACGCCTATGCCGAAGCAGACTTGCGTCGCGCGCTCGGGCGCCTGCACACTGCCCGTTTGACACTCACCCGACCAGCCAGGACCCTGACATGA
- a CDS encoding aldehyde dehydrogenase family protein, producing the protein MTHTDILHAAGLTDTDLNGGTLAVDSPVDGAQLAQLATHSVADVEAMIGRAKIAFDSWKSVPAPRRGELVRLFGEELRAAKDDLGALVTLECGKILQEGLGEVQEMIDICDLAVGQSRQLFGLTIASERPGHSMRETWHPMGVCGIITAFNFPVAPFAWNFALAVIAGDSAIWKPSEKTPLSAMATMRIWEKAVARFGDAPADLLQLAIGEQEVGEVLVKSKDVPIVSATGSTRMGRAIAPIIAERFGRSILELGGNNAMIVAPSADLDNAIRAIVFSAVGTCGQRCTSLRRLIVHETNHDKLVERLRGAYAGLPIGNPLEAGRLVGPLIDEHAFSDMQKALDAARQQGGAVTGGERVTPEGIAGGFYVNPAIVEMPGQTAIVHHETFAPILYVMKYSTLDQAIALQNEVPQGLSSCIFSTDVRETETFLSAVGSDCGIANVNIGPSGAEIGGSFGGEKETGGGRESGSDAWRGYMRRQTNTVNYSSKLPLAQGIQFDF; encoded by the coding sequence ATGACCCATACCGATATCCTACATGCCGCAGGCCTGACCGACACGGACCTGAACGGCGGCACGCTGGCCGTGGACAGTCCCGTCGATGGCGCCCAGTTGGCGCAGCTTGCGACCCACAGCGTTGCGGATGTCGAAGCCATGATCGGCCGTGCCAAAATCGCGTTCGACAGCTGGAAAAGCGTGCCGGCACCGCGCCGGGGCGAACTGGTCCGCCTGTTCGGCGAGGAATTGCGCGCAGCCAAGGACGACCTCGGCGCTCTGGTCACGCTGGAATGCGGCAAGATTCTCCAAGAGGGTCTCGGCGAGGTCCAAGAAATGATCGACATCTGCGATCTGGCCGTCGGCCAGTCGCGTCAGCTCTTCGGGCTCACCATCGCCTCGGAGCGCCCCGGCCATTCGATGCGCGAAACCTGGCATCCGATGGGAGTCTGCGGCATCATCACTGCCTTCAATTTCCCCGTCGCGCCCTTCGCCTGGAACTTTGCCCTCGCGGTCATTGCCGGCGACTCCGCCATCTGGAAGCCATCGGAGAAAACCCCGCTCAGCGCCATGGCCACCATGCGCATCTGGGAAAAGGCGGTCGCCCGCTTCGGCGATGCCCCGGCAGACTTGCTGCAGCTCGCCATCGGCGAGCAGGAGGTCGGTGAGGTGCTGGTGAAATCGAAGGATGTGCCGATCGTTTCGGCGACGGGCTCGACCCGCATGGGCCGCGCCATCGCGCCGATCATCGCCGAACGCTTCGGCCGCAGCATTCTTGAACTGGGCGGCAACAATGCCATGATCGTTGCCCCCTCGGCCGATCTCGACAATGCAATTCGCGCCATCGTCTTTTCCGCCGTCGGCACCTGCGGCCAGCGCTGCACCAGCCTGCGTCGCCTCATTGTGCACGAAACCAACCACGACAAGTTGGTCGAGCGTCTGCGCGGCGCCTATGCTGGCCTGCCGATCGGCAATCCGCTCGAAGCGGGGCGCTTGGTTGGCCCGCTAATCGACGAACATGCTTTTTCGGACATGCAGAAAGCCCTCGATGCTGCCCGCCAGCAGGGCGGCGCCGTTACCGGCGGCGAACGCGTCACTCCGGAAGGCATTGCCGGCGGGTTTTACGTCAATCCGGCGATCGTCGAGATGCCGGGCCAGACCGCGATCGTTCATCACGAAACCTTTGCGCCCATTCTCTACGTCATGAAATACAGCACGCTCGACCAAGCCATTGCCCTTCAGAACGAGGTGCCGCAGGGCCTTTCGAGCTGCATCTTTTCCACCGATGTGCGCGAAACCGAGACCTTCCTGTCTGCCGTCGGTTCCGATTGCGGCATCGCCAATGTCAATATCGGGCCTTCCGGGGCTGAAATCGGTGGCTCCTTCGGGGGCGAGAAGGAAACCGGCGGCGGGCGCGAAAGCGGCTCGGATGCGTGGCGCGGCTATATGCGTCGCCAGACCAACACGGTGAACTATTCCAGCAAGCTGCCGCTCGCCCAGGGCATCCAATTCGACTTCTAG